The following nucleotide sequence is from Thermogemmatispora onikobensis.
AAGAGGCCCTTCAAAATATCGCGTACGGGCAGCTCTTCATCGATAATGCGCTTGATCGCCAGGCTGTCGGGCTGCATAGGGCCGAGCGCGAGGTAGCCGATGAGGCGTTCGCCCTGCAGTAAGAGGCGACGATAGCCGCCGCGGCTAGTATCGGTGAGCACATAGGCCCCTGGGGGCGACTGCAGCGGATTGCCCACGTAGAGCATCGACAGGTCGCCCAGATGGGTCGCGTGCCAGGGGACGCCAAACGGGCGCACGGCTTCACGATGGCCAGTCATCATGGCGCCGGCCATGCGACCCTGCTCCACAGCGGCATACCACTGAGCGCGCGGTTCATACTGGCCGGTGAGCGGATTCTTCAGGGCCGCCACATCGCCAGCCACGTAAATATCGCGCACGCTACTGCGCAGGTGGTCATCGACAAGGATGCCGTTCTCATGCTTGAGGGGCAGATCGCAGTGTTTGGCCAGCGTCGTCACCGGCTTTGTGCCAGTGCAGGCCACGACCAGCTGGCAGGGGATAAACTGCTGATGGTTGGTCACTACGCCGATCACGCTACCTACGCGGCCCACGATGCCCACCACTTCGGTCGAGGTATAGACGGCTGCTCCAGCCTGCCTGATGCCCTCTAGCACCATCTCTGAAGCAGTCTCGTCCAGCATGCGCGGTAGCAGGACCGGGCTGCGGATCAACCAGTGGACATGGATGCCCCAGTGCAGCAGACCCATGACTGTTTCACAGGCATGGGCGCCGCCCCCGATCACAACGGCCTCCTCGATCTCGGGCAGGCGTCGCCGCAGATCGAGGTAATCCTGCAGACGGTGCAGCGTCAGCACGCCATCAAAGTCGCGCCCGGGCAGCTGAGGAGGCAATGCCGTCGGCGTGCTGCCAGTCGCCACGAGCAGCGTGCCGTAGCCAAAGGCGCTGCCGTTGGCCAGGACCACAGACTTGCTCTGGGCATTGATCTTTTCGACCCGCGCGTGGATCAGGTGGATACGCTCTTGTCGCTCTGTACCGGGGGGATAGGCCAGAAGCTGCTCGCGGGTCAGTTTGCCGACGGCGAACTGCTTGAGCGCGGGCGTATTGATCGTGGGATGGTTCTGATCGCTGATAATGGCAATCCGGGCATCAGGCTCAAAGCTCCGGGCCTGGATGGCCGCGGTCAGCCCGGCGATACCATTGCCGACAATCACAATATCGGCCCGATCAATACTGGGCTGCTCAGCCCCTTTGAACAGGGGGGCCCGATGACCTGCATGATCCTGTCTCATAGCTCCTCTATCTGTACTCACCCATCACCTGAGTTGATCACCTGAGTGTGGCCAGCTTCCCGCCTTCCTGCAGCGCTGGCCAGGTCCTCGCCTTTGCCCAGCCCCGGCCCCAGCGACGAGGCCCTGCGTCCGCTCCATCGATGTATCAGCCAACCAGGCTGAAAGCCCATACTGTTGCTCGCCCCGCCTGCCTCTTGCTTCGTTCTTCATTCGCTTGCCTCCTTGCCTTGCATCTGCTGCCACTTCAGATCAGGTGTCTGACGCTGAGCGGTCAGGTATCGCTAGATGACTCTGGCTTCGATCGAGACGGGTATGAGCGCCAGTGAGCGAACTACGACAGCTAGTCTACTTGAAAGGCCACTGGCGGCTTACCTGTGGTTTGCGGATAGTAGTAGACGTCGGTATGCGCTTTCTCCCGCAGGTGCCGCTCCATATGCTGCAATGCCAGACGACAACGCTCGACGCAGAGAAAGCGCAGGCGTTGCCCACTGGCGGTCTGGAGCACGAAGCTCATATCGGCCTGCTGAATCGCCACAATTTTGCCATCGGCATGCTCCACACCTGGCCCTTGGGTGACGGTTGGGTTGAACAGGGCGAGCGGGCTGATGCAGGCCAGCGATAAGATAGCAACCAGAAGCAGGACAAATATGACAGCTGTGCTACGCGGAGAAATCATAATCGCTAGCCCGGAAATTCATATCCATACATAGGAGTATTTTATATCAAGGTATTCCGCAGGGTACGGTACCGCCGTGAAACTAGCCAGAATGTCTTAGCGTAGCGCGACTCGCATCCCGAAGAGCAGCCACGTAGGGCAAGAGCAGGAGGGACAGGCGTCCCCGGGGCGAATAGCTTTGGCGAGTTTGTAGGTACAGCGCTGCATGGAGCGACTCCTTTCTCTTCTCTCAGGCTGGGTCGAGGGAATCCAGGGGTGTCTCGGGGGAATGCGAGGAGGCAGCAAAGGGAACCCAACGCCCCTGCTCTGAGCGCACCGCGATGATGTGGTCATAGGCCACCCTTTCGACATGCCCCTCATAGCCTTTGGTGGTGACGGTGACGCGGGCATAGCGGTAGCGGTCACTGGCCAGGTCTACCACCCCTTCCCAATAGGGCTTGCGTGTCCCCTCAACGCTATAGCGGATGCGCTTCCCCGTGAGCGCGCGTGACATGGTGACCTCCCCTTGCTGTGCTCTGTTGTGCTGTGTTAGTTAGTGACGGTAATAGCCTGCTGCCAGCCCTGGCCAGCCAGTGTGACCACATAGGGGCGCTGCTTCCCCAGGGTCATGGGAAACCACTGGCGCAGAATCTTGGGATCACGTCGCAGGTGGCTGACCACATGGGGCGTTGGGAGCAGGTGAAATGACCGGTCCTGCAGCACACTGACGGTAATGCGGAGAGGAGCGCCTGGCTCAGACCGTGAGGCTGGCCCTGGCTCAGGCTCTGGCCCTGGCTGTGGGCGCATCTGAAGCAAGCGGGTTCGTTTCATCAGAGCCTTCCTATGAACAATTATTCTCAGAATAGTAATTACCATAAGAAATTCCAAATTTCAATTCGGATAGCTTAGTTGGAATTCTTATGCTAAGCTAGGCCCGGCCTATACCCCCAATGGAAGCATCCTGACCCGCATGATCAGACTGAAGGTCAAAGAGATTCTTGAAGCACAGGGAAAAACACAGTCCTGGCTGGCGCGCAAGAGCCAGGTGCCTGACGCGCTTGTACGCCGGATGATACGAGAGCCGACCTCGTATCACCCGACGTTGCCAACGTTGGTGAGCATCGCGAAAGCGCTGCGTGTGCGCATTGAGGACCTCTACGAAGAGCTTCCTGACGAAGACGAGGACCATCGCCCAACCTAGCCAGCCAGCCGCTCGCTCTGCGATCCTACATGACCAACCTGCTCCACAACCCTCTTGACAATTCTGAGAAGTGTGCTATACAATGAGCACAGCATTCCGGGTGCAGAGCACAGCATCTTGTAGAGTGCTCAATTGGCCACTCAAGCGGGCCGAGACGCCAGGGTAGCTCAGTTGGTAGAGCACAGCACTGAAAATGCTGTCAGGTACCGCTAGCGCGACACAACGCTGATGGCAGCGCTGTGGAAGTGACAGGCACTGGCATCCTTCCAATCTGGAGGTGTATGCTGGTGTCTCACCCTCAACGACAACGACGCTCTATCTTCACTCAAGGGCGTGTCCAACGCCGTTCCTCAACGACACCACAATCGCCGTTGCTCTCCGATGCCTATGCAGCCTTTGAGCACCACCTGCAACTGAAACCGCCCTCGACGCAGCAATCGTATCGTGACAAACTTCGCCACTTTCTTGCGCACTGTGAAGCGGCACATATCCGCTACTTACACGAGATTACGCCGGAGTGCTACACAGACTTCCTGCTCAGCCATCAGACTCGCGTGAAGCCTGCCACACTCGCTGGCTACAACCGGGTTGCCAAGCTGTTCTTGCGCTTCTGCCAGCGCCGCTTTGGCGGCGTGCCACCAGAGACTCTCGATGTCGACAACCCTCGTGAGCCAGCGTATCAAGCACCGGTGTTCACTCCGAATGAAATCCGAGCGCTGTTCCGTGCTGCTGAGGCACAGGAGCACTATTTCAGATTGCGGGATCGTGCCATTCTTGCCGTCTTGCTAGATAGCGGTATCCGCGCGCAAGAACTGGTGTCCTTGAGGTTGTGCGACTTCATTCGTGAGCCGGTGCCACACCTCGTGATCGTCAACGGCAAGGGTGGCAAGGGGCGTGCCACCGGGTTGGGGAAGCGAGCAACAGAGTACTTGACCGACTACATCCGCAACTACCGCATTGGCGGTCAGCCAGAAGAGCCAATCTTTCTTGGCCGATGGGGGCCGTTGACACGAAATGGGCTAAACCAGGTGCTCTATCGCCTCGAAGAAGATGCAGGTATCCCACAACGCGGCGCACATGCGTTCAGACATACCAGCGCTGCATTCGGCTACGCTGCAGGCATGTCGGTGGCCGACTTACAAGCCAAGCTCGGACATGCGCATGCCTCGACAACCAGTCATTACACGCGACAGTTCCAGGTGTATCGGCCTTGCGATACACCGACCGTTGTCGACGCGCTGCTTGAGTTTGGGGAGCGCTCTGGGTCACCCGTATCGCTGAAGTATCATCGAATTGCAGGGTAAGATGTCCTGCAGGAATGCCCGAATTTCGCGCTGAGAAGGCCGAGAAATGGCCTTGATAGCTCGGGATTACTACGGGGTAATCTCTGCTCGTCAAGGCGGTTTCTTGACCGCTACAGCGCGAAATTTTTATGGCCTCCACATTTCGCATTAGTCGGGCAAATACGAAATTCAGCGTCTTGCAGGGCTGGCTGCGTGACGGTGGTGGGAGCGTGTGCAGCCTCAGCATAGCCCTGGCATCTACCGATCCCTCTCTC
It contains:
- a CDS encoding NAD(P)/FAD-dependent oxidoreductase, with protein sequence MRQDHAGHRAPLFKGAEQPSIDRADIVIVGNGIAGLTAAIQARSFEPDARIAIISDQNHPTINTPALKQFAVGKLTREQLLAYPPGTERQERIHLIHARVEKINAQSKSVVLANGSAFGYGTLLVATGSTPTALPPQLPGRDFDGVLTLHRLQDYLDLRRRLPEIEEAVVIGGGAHACETVMGLLHWGIHVHWLIRSPVLLPRMLDETASEMVLEGIRQAGAAVYTSTEVVGIVGRVGSVIGVVTNHQQFIPCQLVVACTGTKPVTTLAKHCDLPLKHENGILVDDHLRSSVRDIYVAGDVAALKNPLTGQYEPRAQWYAAVEQGRMAGAMMTGHREAVRPFGVPWHATHLGDLSMLYVGNPLQSPPGAYVLTDTSRGGYRRLLLQGERLIGYLALGPMQPDSLAIKRIIDEELPVRDILKGLLKGEFDARQYLTRRRTYTAQDLVTSGRLASIKPPTVQTTTQTTPEPAPATRSLAPAAEAPQLEPRLPTTEQLPPLSTGPVVAPAPQRAPVPAPAGNAASRYPIVHEEEEISPFTGTLPALPEQEQGQTGTRLNSGSLPARPGQERGGRRNLWAYSDPALPAFPRQTPAQRQQVRSYNQQREGGR
- a CDS encoding helix-turn-helix domain-containing protein; translated protein: MIRLKVKEILEAQGKTQSWLARKSQVPDALVRRMIREPTSYHPTLPTLVSIAKALRVRIEDLYEELPDEDEDHRPT
- a CDS encoding tyrosine-type recombinase/integrase, translated to MLVSHPQRQRRSIFTQGRVQRRSSTTPQSPLLSDAYAAFEHHLQLKPPSTQQSYRDKLRHFLAHCEAAHIRYLHEITPECYTDFLLSHQTRVKPATLAGYNRVAKLFLRFCQRRFGGVPPETLDVDNPREPAYQAPVFTPNEIRALFRAAEAQEHYFRLRDRAILAVLLDSGIRAQELVSLRLCDFIREPVPHLVIVNGKGGKGRATGLGKRATEYLTDYIRNYRIGGQPEEPIFLGRWGPLTRNGLNQVLYRLEEDAGIPQRGAHAFRHTSAAFGYAAGMSVADLQAKLGHAHASTTSHYTRQFQVYRPCDTPTVVDALLEFGERSGSPVSLKYHRIAG